The Pantoea trifolii nucleotide sequence CAGGCATTGTCTCCACAGCAAATCGGGAAGCTATTAAGTTGTTTTGATAACAGTCGCGGCTCGTATCAGGTTAACTATTGCATGTGGCTAATGTGGTGGACGCTGGCTCGACCAGCCGAAGTCACCGAAGCAGAATGGGCCGAATTTGATCTTGATAATGCACTATGGACCATTCCGGCTACGCGTATGAAAGCTCGCAGAGTACACGTTATTCCCCTGCCCTTCCAGGCTGTCAAAATGCTCAGAACACTACAAGGATTAACCGGGCATCGGCCGCACCTTTTCCCGGGCAGAGATAATCCGCTAGGTTCAATGACATCGCACTCTCTGCGACAGTTACTTAAAAGCCTCGGCTGGAGTGGTATTTATAGCCCACATGCTACCAGAACAACAGGCAGTACACGTTTAAACGAGATGGGCTATCGACCTGATGCTATTGAGGCTCAACTTGCACACGCAGATACAAATAATGTTCGCCGAACCTATAACCATGCGACCTATCTTGATGAACGGAAAGTGATGATGCAGGCATGGGCTGATAAGCTTGATGAATGGGTAAGATGCGCTGACAGCAGGGCTGCTGTTTCGTAAATGATGATGCATTGGTGTGTTAATGCTGATTATTAAAGATTATTTTCAACCAGAGAATAAAAACTACATTTTAACCTACACTTTTGTAACTATCTGATTTTAAGAATATTGTTTGCTGTACTCATCCAGCGTTATACTCCCTCTGTTTTCCCATCCTTCTAATAACACAGGGCATCTCCATGAGCCGATACCATGTATCCAGCAGTGAAGGCCAGTATGAGAAAGACTCTGGCGAGCAGGTTTTGGCTAATAAGCTGGGGATCGCGACTTCTGATGAGATGGATGAGGCTGAACTTGTCCTGTTAGAACAACTCTACCAGTCTGTTTTTGAAGAACAGTTCCCGGAAGGACAGCTCAGCGTAGCCATGCTAAAAAGCTGGCATCGCCGCTGGTTAGGCAACATCTACGAGTGGGCTGGACAAGAAAGAGCGGTTAATATCAGCAAAGGCGGCTTTATGTTTGCCCCCTCAGCACAGTTGCTAAAACTGCTGAACGAGTTCGACACGAAGTATCTGGCTCAAAACACACCATGTAGCGGCATGGACGAAGAACAACTCATCACCGCTATCGCCATCACCCATGTAGAGCTGATACTTATCCATCCATTCAGAGAGGGAAACGGACGCCTATCGCGACTGCTAGCCGACGTGATGGCCGTTCAGGGAGGATACAAACCTCTGGATTATCAAAGCTGGGAGCAAAACAAAGCCCAGTATATCTCGGCTATCCATGCAGGCGTATCAATGGACTACGAGCCGATGAATCACTGGGTCAGTGAGGCATTAAGAAGGGGTTAAACAGCAAGACGCAAATGAGCAAATTTTTTGCGCGTGGCTTCAAGTGAAGCTTCGATCTTCGCGGAGGACTGTCCTGTTTCAACAGCCGTAGATGTTGTAACTGAGCGAACGATGTCAGCACGAGATGGCTTTACGTAGGTTGCCTGCGTTTTTTTGCTATTACCCATCACGATTCCTCAACTCTTAAATGTGTAATCTATAACCATTATACCAAAGTTTCCACACGACTTCACATGCTCCATTTAGTTTGGAGTTTTCGAGGAGCTATCGCGCCTATTCTATGCATGAAACGGCTAACCAAACGATCGCATCCTTATTGATTGATAGTGTAAGCCTGCACACAAATCTTGCCTTAGCTTAAGGTAACGATGTCGAACACCGTGAATCTATAGTAAACTTTGCCAGAGGAGTTTCTGGTATTTATGAGGTTATATGGCTACTGCTGAGCAGATTAAAGCATTATTGAAAAGCCACGTTGATCGCGATGATCAGCGGTTCTTTTCTATTGCTTTGCAAGTAGCAGCTAAAGAGGCAAGACAAGGCCACCATAAACTTGCAAACGATATCAAAAATTTAGTCGATAAAAGCCAGAAATCTACACATACAGTGGGTTTAGTCGAGAAACGATTAAGCACATTTGTGAAGCAGCCTGATGGTGATCTCAAGGGATTGCTTGAACAAATAAACAGGCCAGTGCACCTTCAAGAACTAGTTATGTCTTCAAGTGTAAGGGAGCGGTTAAATCAAGTCCTCCTTGAGCAGAAGCAGAAGGATAAACTTTCTGAATTCGGGCTTATTCCCAGAAGAAAATTACTCTTTACAGGTCCTCCAGGCACCGGTAAGACGATGTCAGCCTCAGTCATCGCTACAGAGTTAAAGTTGCCTCTGTATACAGTTGTTCTTGATAATTTGATAACTCGCTATATGGGTGAGACAGCAGCAAAACTTCGTTTGATTTTTGATCACATAAAACAAACAAGAGCGGTGTATTTCTTTGACGAATTTGATGCTATCGGGACTCAGCGAGGAGCTCAGAATGATGTCGGAGAGATCCGTAGAGTTCTTAACTCCTTTTTAATTTTCGTTGAACAGGATGATTCTGAAAGCATAGTTTTAGCCGCAACAAACCATCCAGAACTGTTAGATCGCGCCTTATATAGACGATTCGATGATATTATACCATTCACAAAACCAGAAGGTGAGTTAATCAAAGCTCTTATTGAGCAAAGATTAGCCGTTTTTGACTTGAAGAACCTATCATGGAACACGATTATTGAAAGTTCTTCAGGGTTAAGTGCGGCCGAGATTACCCGAGCCAGCGAAGATGCTGCTAAAGAGTCAGTACTTTATAATGGGAATAATCTAACCACTGAATTATTAGTAAAGGCTATACAGCGTAGGCAAGAAAGCAGACAATAAGGGATGCAATGACTACCAGCAAACAACATATTTTATTAAATGGATATATTTCTCCTGAAAATTATCGCTCAAGAAGCACTGGTCGAAGCCCTCAAGTTTTGGCGAAAGATAGACTACCCCATGGTACATTATTATTAAATCAGTATAATCAGATAATAGCTCGCTATACTGAAAGGCCGAGAATTCCCCCTATCACTGATGAATATGGGATTTATGTAAGGTTAGTTAGTTTCGAACTTTGTGAACTTCCTATTGACAAGATTGATAACTCATACTTCAAGCTCTGTTCTTTAACTAAGAGAGCCAATCGGGAAATTGCCATCCTGTTCATCAGTGATGCAAATAGAACTAAATTCATTAATAAAATAAATGAATACTTAGATCCCTTAAGAGATGGTGCAGAATTCCCTAGGAACCATTTATTAATTGATAGTATAGAATCAATTGAGCTAGCTGATATTACTTCTTTCTGGACTGATAAAGCAGAACTTATACCTGCTGATCGCAATGAAGAGAAATGGTTTGAACTTTGGTTAAAGGGAAATATTGATGATGCTACAAACATTGCTCAATCGATATGTGAAAGAATTAATGGAAGGTTAGGGAACTCTTCGATTAATTTTTTTGACACTACAGTTCTTCTTATTAAGACAAGTTTAGCAAGGTTAAGCATTTGTCTTGAAATAATCTCAAATTTAAAAGAATTAAGAGCAGCTAGAGATGATATTTCTGTTTTAGTAAATTCACTTCCTACAGAACAACATCAGTGGGCTGATGATGTTACTGTTAGAATTAACCGCAGTATTGATGCAGATGTTTCTATTTGTGTCTTAGATACTGGAGTGAACTATAACAACCCTCTTTTATCTAGTTTTTCTAACACATTGCTATCAACTGCGTGGGACTCATCGTGGCCCCTATTCGATGATTATAATCAAAGGCCCTATAACGATCATGGTTCCAGGCAAGCAGGGCTATGCATTTATGGGGACTTTCTATCAGCGATTTTGAGCAACCAGTTAATTTCAATTCCCTACCATATAGAGTCTGGAAGAATACTACCTCCTCGGACTGCTAATAATCCGGCACTATATGGAGCCATTACTACGGGGACGTCAAGCCGCTTAGAATTGGAAAATCCAAATTGGCGTAGAGTTTATTCACTTGCTGTAACTGCTGAACCTAATGCTATCGGCGGGCAACCATCATCATGGTCTGCTGAAATTGATAAATTTTGTTTTGGTCTAGAAGACGACATCCAAAGGTTATTCGTTATATCAGCAGGGAATTCCCAGCCAACAAACTTAAATTTAGATTATTGGGATTCTGTTACTCTCGCTGAAATTGAAGATCCAGCTCAGTCATGGAATGCCTTAACGATAGGGGCTTATACAGATAAAACCACCCATACAGATCCAGAATACATGGGATGGTCTCCTTTTGCAGCTTCGGAAGATATTGCACCTTCCACAAGATCATCTATATCGTGGGGCTGGAGAAAACATGCGCCTTATAAGCCAGATCTAGTTGAAGAAGGTGGAAACAAGCTTTTATCTCCTAACCGCGATGAAATGACAAACACAATCGAGTTATCGTTACTTACTACGTCCGGTAGAGCCTCAAATCAGTTATTTGAGGTTAATTCTGACACTAGTGCCGCCTGTGCCCTTGTATCAAGACAAGCCGCATTGCTAATGGCTGAGTATCCAGAATACTGGCCTGAAACTATAAGAGGTTTATTAGTCCATACAGCTAAGTGGACTAGCCGTATGCGTGAACGATATAGAACTGAGCTAAGTAGAAGCACAGCAAAATTAGCCAAAGAAACTCTGCTCAGAATGGTTGGTTATGGCGTTCCTGATTTGCAACGAGCAATGCACAGCGCAGAAAATGCTCTGACATTAGTCTCCCAATCAGAAATGACCCCATTTAATCGAACTGGCTCAGGGGATCCCACTCTTAATGAAATGCATCTATTTTCACTTCCTTGGCCTATTGAAGCATTACGCCTGCTACCTCCTGAAACCAATGTCACTTTAAGAATAACGTTATCCTATTTTATTGAACCAAATCCAAGTCAAAAAGGGTTCAGACGACAGTATACTTATCAATCTCACGGCTTAAGATTTGCGGTTATAAGACCTAACCAGTCACTTGATAATTTTAGAGCATCAATAAACCGCAATGCTAATAGTGAGGAGTACAATGGGCCGGAAGGAGATGCATCAGGATGGTCTCTGGGACCTCAGTTGAGAGCTCGAGGTTCCTTACATTCAGATGCCTGGAAAGGTAGTGCTGCGGATTTAGCAGAGATGAATATTATAGCAGTTTATCCCGTAGGTGGATGGTGGAAATATCGAACTGCACAGGATCGCTACGCTAATCGGGTTAGATATAGTTTATTAGTCAGTATTGATGTTCCTGATGAAAATATTGATATATACAGTGAGGTTGAAAATTTAGTTAACATTGAAAATCAAATAAGCATTGATGTATAGTCAATAGCCTTATTTTAACTGTAAAACTAGAAGCAAGGCTGCCTCATATTAATGGTAGCTTTGTTTTCTGGTCTAAGATTATACAGATTATATATGAACAACATTAACTCAGTCTTTTTTGATAATCACAAATCACAAGATAAAACAAATCTATTATCATTTTAAAATTAGAAAAATCTATCTCTTTATGATTTTGTTTGACAATCAATTCTGCAAATTTTCTTTTCCCAAAGTAAAGACTTTTGTCGAAATTATTACTGGCTGAGAATGTTTTATCACCTAATTTTTTTGAGAGGGTTTTACAATCAAAAAAATCTTCAATTTTTGTTTCTCTTTTTTCGTCTATAAGAGGTGTCTTTACAACATAAAGATTTTCACAAACATATGTATATCCATCATGTATTTCTCTCGTATCTGAGAAATCGCGATTAATTAATCCCTCAATACCATTAGAACCACTATCATTATCCATAAGTAATATCACAGGATAATTTTGAGGTGGGCAAACAAATCCACTCATATTTTGCTTATAGGTTTTAATTAACTTAATATTATTTCCAGCACCATCAGTTACATTTAGCAAATGACTTAATGTTTTAGTCTGTTTATAAAGGAATATGTTTATCTTCTTTTTTACTCCCTTTTTAATTAATTGTAATTCTGGATAGCTCCCAACAAGATTCTGGAAAGCATATTGCAGATAGATATTATCTGTTTCTCCTTCACAAATAACTACCGTACTCTTGTTTGCAGCAAATGTTTTGTAAAAAAGGAATTTAGAATACATCTTATCAAAGGAATCAAGCGTGCCTTTATTTTTTGTATCATTATTGTCATTCATTTTACTCCTGATGTGGTAGATAAAACTCAATATTCCATTTAATCTATCTAAGCTAACCTCCTCTATCCTATTATCAATAGAGATATATGCAGAGTTAAGTTTGAAAAAACTATTCGTCATAGCCCTGGCAATATGCTTCAACTCATGCTTAACATTTACTTTTTTATTTACAACCAAACCTGTAACATCTTGTCGTGAGTTTTTAAATTGCAATCTTGTCTTACCGGAATTAATTTTAAATCCGGCTCTTTCAATTTCTTTCTTTAGTTGCCCACTAACAACCACCTCACGTTTCTGAAGACTAATTATTGACGCAGGAAATTTGTTTTGATTCGTAGAAAATGTAATATCATCAACATATCTGGTATAATAGCAATTATATTTTTTCGCTAAAGCGCTGAGTTTTACATCCAATATTTGAGCTATCAGATTAGATATTACAGGAGAACAAGGACTACCTTGAGGAAGCTTATTGTCGTAGCACGCAATTTGAGCAAGGATAGATGAAACCTTATCAGACAAAGCAAACTCTCTATTATGGATAAAATACCCACGAACTCTACCGAAATTAATGGAATCAAAGAAGTTGGCTAAATCTATATTAAGCACCAGATCCTTATTTTTATGTTTATAGGCGTTGGTAAAAATTGATTTCCCTTTCACAAATCCGTGTGAAGATGTTTCAAATTTCCTTTTTGCATTTATCTCATTAATACATTCCTGCAAACCTTTAGAAAGACGCCGTTGCAGTTCTTTAAGCTTCTTTTCTGGAACAGATATAATTCTCTCTCCTCCATTTTTCTTCTTTATTTTGAACTCTGTATATTTAGTCCTATTTTTGTATAAAGTATAAGTCAATGCTGCCGATGAGCATCCAAGGATTTTAGCTATATCAGACGTACTTTGAGCTTGTTTCAGTTTAGCTAAAAATGACATATATAAGCCTTAAATAAAAAATAGTGGGCACTATAGAAACTCTTTAGCACAGCGTGAGGTATTTCCCTCTGGCGTAAAGCATACTAGGGGCGTTGCCTCTAACATTTTTTTCACATATCACGAAACATGATACAAAATCTATCTATAGGCCCGTTTTTTATAGTAACCAATTTTGACTAATTTTTCAACAGGTTACACTGCATAAATTTAAATCAAGATATATTCAAAAATAAATGGATATCGCCCAATGAAGGTGTACTTTAATGTTTTGTCTTCAATTCAAGATAAGGATGGTTCCAGCATATCTCACGGTTGGACACAAGCCCGTCATGCTCAATCGAACCGCATACCCCTGGATTAGCCACCACTGCTTCATACACCGCCTTACTTTCAATACCCTGGATCATATGCGAAAGCACACACCGACGAACACTCGCGGTGATCTTGCCCGGTTTAACCATAAAAGTCTGACGAACGGCATTACGTATGGCCCAGCCACGACCGGGGCAATTAACATGCTCACCAAGATAACGCGCCACCAACTTGTTAAGTGCCCTTCTCACTGGCTGCACAAATTCAATCCACTCGTCAGCCACACACACCGCTTCATTGTAACCATATAGCTCGCAAAGCTTCCGAAACGCAGCGCTGTCCTTGTGCTTACGGAACTCACCCAGAGAGTAAATCAGACTATATATAAGTAACTTAGCAACTTTTTGATCAACGTTGAACCGACGCATGATCTTCTTCTTGGTGATCTTCGCCAGCCGTTTACATTTGATGCCGTATCGCTCCAGTTCATGTTTCAGGATATTCAGTTGGCTGCTTTTGATATCATAGTTAATACCCTCAGCAACTTCCCATTTTATAGCAGCCTTTAGCGCCTGAAAGCCGCCGTTCTTCTCAAAGGAACGTGTTCCCCGCTCCGCCAGTTTATATTCAGGAAAGTATTCAACCACCAAAGGAACGCTTGAAACCATCCTGCAACCACGCTCAGCCAAATGCTGAAGGAAGTGAGACTTCAGAAGAGCCTCCCTTTCGTCCTCAGGAACGTAAGCCTGAAGCTTATCAAGGTTGATACGCAACGCGCCCATACTGAGATATACCTGACGCATATATTGCTGGGTTTCACGGGATACATGCCGCGTAGAGTGGCGAGGCTTATTAAAGTGAGATAATGCTGTGTGGATTAATTGCTCTTCAGTCATGATCTTTTGGTCACGCTGGCGTTTACCCACAGACAGATAAACGTAACGGTCATCGCGCTGTTTGTAGTCATCAGGCGAGCTTTCAAACCAGCGTTTGAGGTATGCCTTAGACAAAGCAAAAGTGCGGCTTTTCCCGTTTCCATAGGAGTGGCTTTTAATATCGATAATTCCTGCATCTTTCAGCAACTCCAGCGCCCGGTCACAACACTGATATTTATCCTGTTTAAAAACGAAAGGTAATTCCTTTTTACCCAGCTCATTATATATTGGCGAATACTTTGTCCATGGATTATCCTCCGGAGTGTCTTTAGTATAAAGAAAGTTATTACAAATCAAATGCTGCAAAAACCGTTGAATATCCAGATAGTATGACGGAGACTGGCGACCATCTTTCCCAATAAAAGGTATGTTATGTACATCCTCAATGAACTTATTATAAGTATCGAGTGTAACCAGAATAGCACGCTTAATAATATAACCCGCAGAATATTTCACAGAACACCTCGTGATTGAAAGTTGCATAACACAAGAAATACAGTCGTTTTTTACAACTGTCCTTTTACACCATTAATTACGAATACCTTCACGAAGGCCAATTTTTTTTCATATTACCAATACGCTCATAACACTCACGCTCTTCTCGCTCTATTCCGCTGCTGCTGATTATCACTATTAATATGGCACTGACATACATATACTATATAGTGAGTATTATAGGGTTATACCTGATAACTACCTTGATGGTTGCATTAACCGGCATAATTAACAAAAATGTAGAGTCGTAAATACAAACATAGATTCTGTGTTATGGGGATAATCATTAATCCCTGCGGTTAATACTGGGATACTAAAGTCAATATTCGGAATAAAAAATCATCGGCGGTTTTCCCCTACCATTGTACGAGGTGCAGATCTGACACAAAACGGCATCGGTAGTTAGCCGGTCTGTCATATCAAAATCCGCCAACGTTAGGCGGTTTAAAGCGATGCTTTTTCGCAAATGATGTATTTCTCCTCCCCCTCTGGCCGACCAATCAATGAAGTAACAGGCCTATAAATCTGCCGGACTGGTCGCCATACAACAGGCTGATGACGAAGCGGACAGTCCCCTTGCTTATGAACGAATTGCTGGTGAAGAACAGCAACCCGACTCTGCGCTGAATGCAGAATTGCACAGCCAGAAACCAGGTTTGCCCACAAAGCCGCAATCACTAAATCACTCAATCACTTTTTTCAAAGCGCCAAATGTTTTCGTCATCGTTAGCCTGCCAGTGCTGAGTAGTGTTGATCGCCCATTTTCAGCAACCAGGCGAGTTAACCCATCTACATACCCTCCCGATATCCTCTTTGAACGATTTCAGCGAAAAGCTCATCAACAAACCTTGTTGCGATTATGGGTATTCAGCGACAGAATAGTCATCACAATCGATCCACATTTCAACAGATTGCGATCACTTACAACGTAAGGTTAAGAGGCCTATGAATACCGATTTGATGCCCAATTTCTGGAAGCTGTCACATGGCTGGAAGGAGTTCTCATTCCTGGATATGGTCGAATGTATTGATGAAAAGCTCGTCTACATTCACCGCACGACCGCTGGTAAAGGGCAGTCTTCCGTCAGCCAAGCAGAGGAGTTTGTAAACGCTCCGATTGGTGATTACTTCTACCTGACCCACGGTAATCAGGGTGTATACCTGCTTGGTCAGTTCACTGGCCCGGTTAACTACTTCACAAAACATAGTGATGGTTGGATGGACAGACCATTCCGGCTGATCCACAAAGCTAATGCCAGAGAGGCGTATTATGGCGTCGAGAAATGGTGGACACCTAATCACAACTCTACCTTTGTTAAGGTTCCGCACCACGAATATGATTTATTTGAAGAGCTGATATTGACGCCCTATTTTGATATCAACCTGAAAGATTTTTAGATAAATCTCAAGGATGATTCTCTAAGGAGAAAATCACTAAGCAATCACTGTAAAATAATAAGGGATAATGATGATTTATCAATGCTATTCATGTTCTAGAACAACCTTCGAAACAAGCTGTCCGTGGTGCTCTCCAGATGTATCTGGAACATTTCGGCAAATGACGCCATTAGATCCATCCTATTACCCTGATTTCCAGTACCAGTCTAAAGGCATCATAAAAGATTTATTTGGTAAGAAGAAAGAGCAGTCCCAACTCAACGCCCTGCTTGAAAATGTTCTTCTGAAATATGCCACACTGAAAGATCCTTATTTTACCAATTTCATTCACACATCAAGATTTTCATATAACAATCAGGAGGGCAACAGTAAAATAAATAGTGAAAGCAATAGTGATTATTCAGAGATCCGATTATTCCAGGAAGTACTGATTAGAAAAGGCTTCAACGAACTGGAGCAGTTACCATCTTTATTAGACAAACTATTGCTGACAACTTCGTTCAACTCTATATATTCAGGGTTTGCCCGTGAGGTTAAGCGCCATATCAAGCCAACCCTTACCGAGACATTAAAATCATGGATAGAAGAGGCCGGTACAACTTATCGTGCAGATCTTTCTTTATTCCTGTATTACCTGTGGAGTAATAAGATTCAGTACCCTGCTATAGTATATAACGAGCAGGCAGAAAGTACACCGGGCACACCATTATTATCATTTGACTCTATCGAAAAATTCCTTACTCTCTGCGAGAGTATATATTTTGATATTTTAGTAGACAGATTAGCCACCCGCCTTGAACATTTTAACCCAAACAAATTTGTCACAATGTATCTTGTCGATGCAATGGATGGTTTCCAGTTTGAGGCCTTCCTGGTTGAAATATTCCAGACTATAGGGTATGACGTTAAAGAAACAAAGAAAACACAGGATCAGGGGGCAGACTTATTCGTTACCCGCTTCGGGAAGAATATGGTTATACAGGCAAAGAATTATTCTGGCTCAGTTGGAAATTCGGCAGTGCAGCAGGCAATTTCAGCAAAAGCATTTTATGGATGTGATGAAGCAATGGTTGTGACAAACTCTTACTTCACCCGGTCCGCTAAGGAATTAGCTGATTCCGCAATGGTTCGTTTGATTGACCGAAAAGAACTTCAAAACTACCTGGATGATTACAATCAGAAAATAATTGAAGATTTCCAGTCAGAATCATGAGGTCACAACGGAGTGGTTATAGGCCACTCCGCTCCCCCCTTATCAAGCTGTAAAACTATTCTTTCATAAACTTATCGAACTTGTTGCATACAAAACAATACCGGCGACCCACCTGCTTACGTTTATAAATAATCTGAATGGTACTGTACTCCTTGTTCACATCAGATAATAATACCCCTTGCTTTGTTAATAATGTTAGAATGCCTTTGCGCTGAGATTTTGACAAGTAGTTGTGTACCAGATCCTTATCAACTGCATATACGGCACGACCTTTAACTTTGTGGATAATGACCGGTGCCTTTTTAATCACCGTTTGGGTTACGCGATCATTTCCAATAAGATTTAAAAGATCATCTTTTTTGCAAAAATCAATAATTGCATTCAATGAATTTCCCATTAGGGGTTTAGTTATTTCAGGTTCAGACAAAACTGCCTTAAGAGAATCCTGGTAGCAGGTTGAGATCCCCTTCATGATCTCCTGCTTTGTAAAGGGTAAAACACCATATTTCACAGCCATGGAACCTGCTACATAAGCGATGGCAAAACGTTTGGCGATACGCACCTGAATGCCGGAGTTACGATCTACCTTGTGCTTATCCAGAAAGAACTCAATCCCTTTTTCAAGCTTCCGTTTTACACTCTCACGATCGTCCTGAATATCAGCCACCAGGCGCTTGAGAAAGGCAGGTTTGGCACTGCCATAATAGCGGTGAGTTGCATCCTTGATCGCATGAACAAGTTCGTTACTGGAATTGACATCATCTGGCAGTGATTCGAAAATCCCCATTTCAGCACCAGCATCTGCATTAACGTCG carries:
- a CDS encoding S8 family peptidase gives rise to the protein MTTSKQHILLNGYISPENYRSRSTGRSPQVLAKDRLPHGTLLLNQYNQIIARYTERPRIPPITDEYGIYVRLVSFELCELPIDKIDNSYFKLCSLTKRANREIAILFISDANRTKFINKINEYLDPLRDGAEFPRNHLLIDSIESIELADITSFWTDKAELIPADRNEEKWFELWLKGNIDDATNIAQSICERINGRLGNSSINFFDTTVLLIKTSLARLSICLEIISNLKELRAARDDISVLVNSLPTEQHQWADDVTVRINRSIDADVSICVLDTGVNYNNPLLSSFSNTLLSTAWDSSWPLFDDYNQRPYNDHGSRQAGLCIYGDFLSAILSNQLISIPYHIESGRILPPRTANNPALYGAITTGTSSRLELENPNWRRVYSLAVTAEPNAIGGQPSSWSAEIDKFCFGLEDDIQRLFVISAGNSQPTNLNLDYWDSVTLAEIEDPAQSWNALTIGAYTDKTTHTDPEYMGWSPFAASEDIAPSTRSSISWGWRKHAPYKPDLVEEGGNKLLSPNRDEMTNTIELSLLTTSGRASNQLFEVNSDTSAACALVSRQAALLMAEYPEYWPETIRGLLVHTAKWTSRMRERYRTELSRSTAKLAKETLLRMVGYGVPDLQRAMHSAENALTLVSQSEMTPFNRTGSGDPTLNEMHLFSLPWPIEALRLLPPETNVTLRITLSYFIEPNPSQKGFRRQYTYQSHGLRFAVIRPNQSLDNFRASINRNANSEEYNGPEGDASGWSLGPQLRARGSLHSDAWKGSAADLAEMNIIAVYPVGGWWKYRTAQDRYANRVRYSLLVSIDVPDENIDIYSEVENLVNIENQISIDV
- a CDS encoding AAA family ATPase, which gives rise to MATAEQIKALLKSHVDRDDQRFFSIALQVAAKEARQGHHKLANDIKNLVDKSQKSTHTVGLVEKRLSTFVKQPDGDLKGLLEQINRPVHLQELVMSSSVRERLNQVLLEQKQKDKLSEFGLIPRRKLLFTGPPGTGKTMSASVIATELKLPLYTVVLDNLITRYMGETAAKLRLIFDHIKQTRAVYFFDEFDAIGTQRGAQNDVGEIRRVLNSFLIFVEQDDSESIVLAATNHPELLDRALYRRFDDIIPFTKPEGELIKALIEQRLAVFDLKNLSWNTIIESSSGLSAAEITRASEDAAKESVLYNGNNLTTELLVKAIQRRQESRQ
- a CDS encoding restriction endonuclease, whose product is MIYQCYSCSRTTFETSCPWCSPDVSGTFRQMTPLDPSYYPDFQYQSKGIIKDLFGKKKEQSQLNALLENVLLKYATLKDPYFTNFIHTSRFSYNNQEGNSKINSESNSDYSEIRLFQEVLIRKGFNELEQLPSLLDKLLLTTSFNSIYSGFAREVKRHIKPTLTETLKSWIEEAGTTYRADLSLFLYYLWSNKIQYPAIVYNEQAESTPGTPLLSFDSIEKFLTLCESIYFDILVDRLATRLEHFNPNKFVTMYLVDAMDGFQFEAFLVEIFQTIGYDVKETKKTQDQGADLFVTRFGKNMVIQAKNYSGSVGNSAVQQAISAKAFYGCDEAMVVTNSYFTRSAKELADSAMVRLIDRKELQNYLDDYNQKIIEDFQSES
- a CDS encoding retron Ec67 family RNA-directed DNA polymerase/endonuclease, giving the protein MSFLAKLKQAQSTSDIAKILGCSSAALTYTLYKNRTKYTEFKIKKKNGGERIISVPEKKLKELQRRLSKGLQECINEINAKRKFETSSHGFVKGKSIFTNAYKHKNKDLVLNIDLANFFDSINFGRVRGYFIHNREFALSDKVSSILAQIACYDNKLPQGSPCSPVISNLIAQILDVKLSALAKKYNCYYTRYVDDITFSTNQNKFPASIISLQKREVVVSGQLKKEIERAGFKINSGKTRLQFKNSRQDVTGLVVNKKVNVKHELKHIARAMTNSFFKLNSAYISIDNRIEEVSLDRLNGILSFIYHIRSKMNDNNDTKNKGTLDSFDKMYSKFLFYKTFAANKSTVVICEGETDNIYLQYAFQNLVGSYPELQLIKKGVKKKINIFLYKQTKTLSHLLNVTDGAGNNIKLIKTYKQNMSGFVCPPQNYPVILLMDNDSGSNGIEGLINRDFSDTREIHDGYTYVCENLYVVKTPLIDEKRETKIEDFFDCKTLSKKLGDKTFSASNNFDKSLYFGKRKFAELIVKQNHKEIDFSNFKMIIDLFYLVICDYQKRLS
- a CDS encoding Fic/DOC family protein — encoded protein: MSRYHVSSSEGQYEKDSGEQVLANKLGIATSDEMDEAELVLLEQLYQSVFEEQFPEGQLSVAMLKSWHRRWLGNIYEWAGQERAVNISKGGFMFAPSAQLLKLLNEFDTKYLAQNTPCSGMDEEQLITAIAITHVELILIHPFREGNGRLSRLLADVMAVQGGYKPLDYQSWEQNKAQYISAIHAGVSMDYEPMNHWVSEALRRG